The following proteins come from a genomic window of Flammeovirga pectinis:
- a CDS encoding Fic family protein: MTLLETIQEYKNIGIAKIIDYEKFNNYTITAHSTQIEGSTLTLDDATLLLNEGLTPKGKPFIHSQMVTDHHKALLFIKEEVSKKRTINAQFIQEINAHIMHSTGTSYNTVLGTIDSSKGEYRKGSVYAGQRYFVNYQKVPGLIDKLCTTINTQLEKKLSDDDKINLSFYTHFELVSIHPFYDGNGRTSRLIMNYLQELFGFPMSVVFKEDKLDYIQSLEKTREENNIQYFYDFMRNQYQKFLQLEIDRYKSQKDNDDYTSIDF; this comes from the coding sequence ATGACTTTACTAGAAACCATACAAGAGTATAAAAATATAGGTATAGCTAAAATTATTGATTATGAGAAATTTAATAATTACACAATTACAGCTCATAGTACCCAAATAGAAGGCTCAACCTTAACATTAGATGATGCTACATTACTTTTAAATGAAGGATTGACACCAAAAGGAAAACCATTTATCCATTCTCAAATGGTAACAGATCACCATAAAGCGCTACTTTTCATTAAGGAAGAAGTGTCAAAAAAGAGAACAATTAACGCTCAGTTTATTCAAGAAATTAATGCTCATATCATGCATTCAACAGGGACTTCATACAATACTGTTTTAGGTACCATTGATAGTAGTAAAGGAGAATATAGAAAAGGGAGTGTATATGCAGGACAAAGATATTTTGTCAATTATCAGAAAGTACCAGGACTTATTGACAAACTTTGCACAACGATTAATACTCAACTAGAGAAAAAATTATCAGATGATGATAAAATAAACCTATCATTTTATACCCATTTTGAATTGGTAAGTATTCACCCTTTTTATGATGGAAATGGCAGAACCTCTCGATTGATAATGAACTATTTACAGGAGCTTTTTGGGTTTCCAATGTCAGTAGTCTTTAAAGAAGACAAGTTAGATTATATCCAAAGTCTTGAAAAAACCAGAGAGGAAAATAACATTCAATATTTTTATGATTTTATGCGAAATCAATACCAAAAATTCCTGCAATTGGAAATTGATAGGTATAAGTCTCAAAAAGATAATGACGATTACACAAGTATTGATTTCTAG
- a CDS encoding recombinase family protein, with amino-acid sequence MADSKNTSLKIGYARVSKADGSQVVQLQRDALISEGVNEEHIYEDFASGKNDKREGLNACLKALRPRDTLVVWKLDRLGRNLKHLISTVEDLDEKNIGFKVLTGKGANIDTTTPSGKFIFGIFGALAEFERDLIRERTVAGLKASRARGLIGGRKFQLTKAQVRLAEAAMKDPKTIVTELCKELNISRQSLYRYVGPKGELREAALKVLNS; translated from the coding sequence ATGGCAGATTCAAAAAATACATCATTAAAAATTGGTTATGCAAGAGTTTCTAAGGCCGATGGAAGTCAGGTCGTGCAATTGCAACGTGATGCCTTGATAAGCGAAGGTGTAAATGAAGAACATATTTATGAAGATTTTGCATCAGGGAAAAATGACAAAAGAGAAGGCCTAAATGCTTGCTTAAAAGCACTAAGACCAAGAGATACACTTGTCGTTTGGAAATTGGATCGTTTAGGGAGAAATCTAAAACATCTTATTTCAACAGTTGAAGACCTAGACGAGAAAAATATAGGGTTTAAGGTACTCACCGGAAAGGGTGCAAATATTGATACAACAACACCAAGTGGAAAATTTATCTTTGGTATTTTTGGAGCTCTTGCCGAATTTGAGCGAGATTTGATTAGAGAGAGAACGGTTGCAGGCTTAAAAGCTTCACGTGCAAGAGGACTAATAGGAGGTCGGAAATTTCAACTCACTAAGGCTCAAGTTCGATTAGCAGAAGCTGCTATGAAAGATCCAAAAACAATAGTTACGGAACTTTGTAAAGAGTTAAATATCTCCAGACAATCACTGTATAGATATGTTGGACCAAAAGGAGAGTTAAGAGAAGCCGCACTAAAAGTTTTAAACAGTTAG
- a CDS encoding Tn3 family transposase, whose amino-acid sequence MFPVSDDDKIFALHKTRRYNHLLKLILLKVFDYLNYFPTDLNDIPQVVIDYCVQSMDNKEKDIVDKKLIFTTSTRSYERIRELIRKKRGKFLFNKEAEVEVLQYLDETTPTMSHPSDLLNASVEKILDLNFTFPSFERLSLLVLSKRNEYQENVYNAVYRSISAHNFTQLNSLLVVQNENYKSEFTKLKEPPNKPNLSNIHEWIGRYNNLYAFQEVFLFLKNIPFTKIKQFYAEADAFELSEILDTTIKRRYTLLICFLYIKQMQVKDTLIEMFIKRVNKNITNAKNKLEEYKKEHRRNEEKMLQLQEQIFTISIETKNNPSLHHQKLHDLYHRNGGLAYLKQRNQFLNQFHNDNFYPYLLQSHKYYGKALRMIIDKAEIYSVNENLLNDWKKFKRFRNKRTNTIDEDFDLSYLTKKWLKVIIISEDNGQISYHKKHLEIALMYYLSEGLQSFDYFAKGSLEYANTDEYLVSDEELTHELPIIIQDLQLPENGKQMVLHLQKEMKDKIFDFDQHFKKETSSYYRDDKGFHLKKSSKRKRNKEVEKIQLIIKQKLQKHNLLDMMNRVNHHVSFTDNFQFITGTLSKTKDPISNYIYTLFAYGVNIGPTYMSSHCRHKISQRTLSRINKQHISNENLQKAMRTLINFTQSFDIIKKWGNQATAVADGTQIPLLENNMFGERHIRYGGYGGIAYHHISDTYIALFSKFIVCGIWEAIYILDGLIQNQSSLEIKNIHADTQGQNEPVFGLSYLLGIELMPRIRDWKLIEGYYHEMLRIVISIKKGRVIPSLILKKLGIHGRKTKIYKAFRELGRVQRTLFLIDFIRNSALRSNITKSTTKIESFNSFCDWITFGGEQIKSGDPIEQEKRVKYTILLANIIMAHNIIDLTRVINELKEDGLTITDEMIERLNPYMREHIRIYGEFVLNQDNIPNKNIDKKLII is encoded by the coding sequence ATTTTTCCTGTTAGCGATGATGATAAAATATTTGCCTTACATAAAACAAGGAGGTATAACCATCTTCTAAAACTCATTTTATTAAAAGTATTTGATTATCTAAACTACTTTCCTACCGATTTAAATGATATTCCTCAAGTTGTTATTGATTATTGTGTTCAGTCTATGGACAATAAAGAAAAAGATATTGTCGATAAGAAATTAATTTTCACAACCTCAACAAGGTCGTATGAACGGATAAGAGAACTTATAAGAAAAAAGAGAGGTAAATTTCTTTTCAATAAAGAGGCGGAAGTAGAAGTCCTTCAATATTTAGATGAAACCACCCCAACAATGAGTCATCCTTCAGACCTACTAAATGCTTCAGTAGAAAAAATACTTGATTTAAATTTTACGTTCCCTTCTTTTGAAAGGCTGTCATTATTGGTTTTATCAAAAAGGAATGAATATCAAGAGAACGTTTATAATGCTGTTTACCGATCTATTTCAGCTCATAACTTTACACAATTAAATAGTTTATTAGTCGTACAAAATGAAAACTATAAATCTGAATTTACAAAGTTGAAAGAACCACCAAATAAACCCAATTTATCCAATATACATGAATGGATCGGACGATATAATAACCTATATGCCTTTCAAGAAGTATTCCTTTTTCTTAAAAATATTCCGTTCACAAAAATAAAACAATTCTATGCTGAAGCGGATGCTTTTGAGCTATCAGAAATACTAGATACCACGATTAAAAGACGTTATACATTACTTATTTGTTTCTTGTACATCAAACAGATGCAAGTGAAAGATACATTGATTGAGATGTTTATTAAACGTGTAAATAAAAATATCACCAATGCAAAAAATAAACTTGAAGAATACAAAAAAGAGCACAGAAGGAACGAGGAAAAAATGTTGCAACTACAAGAGCAGATTTTTACTATTTCAATAGAAACAAAGAACAATCCGTCTTTACACCATCAAAAACTTCACGATCTATACCATAGGAATGGTGGTCTTGCTTATTTAAAGCAAAGAAATCAATTTCTTAACCAGTTTCATAACGACAACTTTTACCCTTATCTACTCCAATCGCATAAATATTATGGTAAAGCGTTGAGAATGATAATTGATAAAGCTGAAATTTATTCCGTAAATGAGAATTTATTGAATGATTGGAAAAAATTTAAACGTTTCAGGAACAAACGCACGAACACTATCGATGAAGATTTTGATTTATCTTACCTCACAAAGAAATGGTTGAAAGTAATTATTATATCTGAGGATAATGGTCAGATAAGTTATCATAAAAAGCACCTAGAAATCGCCTTGATGTATTATTTATCTGAAGGTTTACAATCCTTTGATTATTTTGCAAAAGGGTCGTTAGAATACGCCAATACAGATGAGTACCTTGTCTCTGATGAAGAATTAACACATGAATTACCCATCATCATTCAAGATCTTCAATTACCTGAAAACGGTAAACAGATGGTGCTACATTTACAAAAAGAAATGAAAGATAAAATCTTTGATTTTGATCAACACTTTAAAAAAGAAACCTCTTCGTACTATAGAGATGACAAAGGATTTCATCTCAAAAAATCAAGTAAGAGAAAAAGAAATAAAGAGGTAGAAAAGATTCAGCTCATCATTAAGCAAAAACTACAGAAACACAACCTATTAGATATGATGAATAGGGTAAATCATCATGTTTCCTTTACAGATAATTTTCAATTTATAACAGGTACATTATCCAAAACAAAAGATCCTATAAGTAACTATATTTATACTTTATTTGCCTATGGTGTAAATATTGGCCCGACCTATATGTCGTCACATTGCAGGCATAAAATTAGCCAAAGAACATTATCAAGAATCAACAAACAACATATCAGCAATGAAAACCTACAAAAAGCGATGCGTACGCTAATAAATTTCACCCAATCATTTGACATTATCAAAAAATGGGGAAATCAAGCTACTGCTGTTGCTGATGGAACCCAAATTCCTTTGTTAGAAAATAATATGTTTGGAGAAAGACATATTAGATATGGTGGTTATGGAGGAATAGCCTATCATCATATCAGTGATACTTACATTGCCTTGTTCAGTAAATTTATAGTCTGCGGAATTTGGGAGGCCATTTATATTCTAGATGGCCTCATACAAAATCAATCATCACTGGAGATAAAAAATATTCATGCTGATACACAAGGTCAAAATGAACCTGTTTTTGGACTTTCCTATTTATTAGGTATTGAATTAATGCCCAGAATAAGAGATTGGAAACTCATAGAGGGATACTACCATGAAATGCTAAGGATTGTTATTTCAATAAAAAAGGGTAGAGTTATACCGTCATTAATTTTAAAGAAACTAGGTATTCATGGACGAAAAACAAAAATTTATAAAGCTTTTAGAGAATTAGGGCGGGTTCAAAGAACCTTGTTCTTAATAGATTTTATTAGAAACAGTGCACTTAGGTCAAATATCACTAAATCAACAACAAAGATAGAGTCTTTTAATAGTTTCTGCGATTGGATCACTTTTGGTGGAGAACAAATAAAATCAGGAGACCCTATCGAACAAGAAAAGAGAGTAAAGTACACAATATTATTAGCTAATATTATTATGGCTCATAATATCATTGATCTCACAAGGGTCATTAATGAATTAAAGGAAGATGGGTTAACCATCACAGATGAAATGATTGAAAGGTTAAATCCTTATATGAGGGAACATATTAGAATTTATGGTGAATTTGTATTAAATCAAGATAATATTCCGAATAAAAACATCGATAAAAAATTAATCATTTGA
- a CDS encoding transposase, whose product MPQAEQISDRWHLLDNLSAVIRSYLEGYKSDIRTVCENISANEHEKLKSTLLSQKIELPDTKYSALFKKVKELQKEGKLSQRVIAKELGMNRDAVGRYFKLDAYPRNFSEPIDEKKYSSFIRKLWKNGERSAKEIWRKIKEKGYSRDYPHFYRYVQHHVKTHVDIPPLKIKYPTMNQVNRCLFLHSNERTTEESIFIEALYDKIPHLEKLRKRYFEYRNIFLSKLPDKLPTWLVSAKELSIEGLIRLVGGIERDMEAVKNAAIYELTNGQVEGQVNKLKMIKRKGYGRAKLPFLEKQMMILNEL is encoded by the coding sequence GTGCCTCAGGCAGAACAAATAAGTGATAGATGGCATCTATTAGATAATTTATCAGCTGTAATTAGAAGCTATTTAGAAGGATATAAAAGTGATATTAGAACAGTTTGTGAAAATATTTCAGCAAATGAACACGAAAAATTGAAGTCTACTCTTCTTTCTCAAAAGATTGAATTACCTGATACTAAATACTCTGCATTATTTAAAAAAGTAAAAGAACTACAAAAAGAAGGTAAATTATCACAAAGGGTAATTGCTAAGGAATTAGGTATGAATAGAGATGCAGTCGGAAGATATTTTAAGTTGGATGCTTATCCACGTAATTTTTCTGAGCCTATAGATGAAAAAAAATATAGCTCTTTTATTCGCAAACTTTGGAAAAATGGTGAACGAAGTGCCAAGGAGATATGGCGAAAAATAAAAGAGAAAGGATATTCAAGAGATTATCCTCATTTCTATAGATATGTTCAACACCATGTCAAAACCCATGTAGATATTCCTCCATTAAAAATTAAATATCCCACTATGAATCAGGTAAATAGATGCTTATTTCTTCATAGTAACGAAAGAACTACGGAAGAATCTATATTTATAGAAGCACTTTATGATAAAATTCCTCACTTAGAAAAGTTACGTAAACGCTATTTTGAATACCGTAATATCTTCTTATCTAAGTTGCCAGATAAATTACCAACTTGGTTAGTATCAGCTAAAGAATTGTCTATTGAAGGTCTAATTAGATTAGTTGGAGGAATTGAAAGAGATATGGAAGCTGTTAAAAATGCTGCTATTTATGAATTAACAAATGGTCAAGTTGAAGGGCAAGTCAATAAATTAAAAATGATAAAACGTAAAGGGTATGGAAGGGCAAAATTACCCTTTTTAGAAAAACAGATGATGATATTAAATGAGTTATAA
- a CDS encoding S8 family peptidase, protein MKQLQLLFVLLMLCFSLQAQEKITFHLKNQAIEFNISEDDVYIEYSEKNKKMMNNFSLDDFKELSNESSFFKIKKLQGKYRDKVIAIQKITQNRLKRIEPVLVFRDGTNQILKGELNIKLKPNIKLKEVLKDISYSFIRNEYDENLYLVKLNYETFKMVNLIDQLKDDNKIEFIEPNFLREIKTHSNDPFFSSQWSIKNQGYLNGRVGADMDVEAAWNYATGTGIKVAIIDTGVDLNHPDLQTNLLPGYDATGEGSNGNHNGNAHGTACAGIVAAIGNNNLGVSGVAYNSKIIPIKIFNSSDLTSDNIIANAINWAWQNGADVLSNSYGGGSYSSTIESAINNAVSSGRNGKGSVVLFSSGNDNGSVSFPSSVSNAISVGASSMCDERKTPNSCDGESWWGSNYGSKLDVVAPGVKIYTTDISSTGGYTTGDYVSNYNGTSSACPNAAAVVALILSTNPELTQADARRILESNVDKVSGYSYRTTSGQSNGTWNSDVGYGRINARKAVEEAVSSIWIGVPQISFEYDPDYNYVTVNMIGANGTDIHRQGITSTSWTTISSEGGCSASFSGSGFSGLGNGPCTSWRIRVRVTATNAFGTTTSTITVLPPVPPEECFSLQSLSEPNTYKIIPCNFSLLETQANALSNTNQQVFVNDIYGNLVYETTDEIINLSMLNNSIYIINIVINNKHVLSQKIFKQSN, encoded by the coding sequence ATGAAGCAACTTCAACTATTATTCGTATTGTTAATGTTATGTTTCAGCTTGCAAGCACAAGAAAAAATTACATTTCATCTTAAAAACCAAGCTATTGAATTTAATATTTCAGAAGATGATGTGTATATAGAATATTCTGAAAAGAATAAAAAAATGATGAATAACTTTTCATTAGATGATTTTAAAGAATTATCTAATGAATCATCTTTTTTTAAAATAAAAAAACTTCAAGGAAAATACAGAGACAAGGTAATAGCTATTCAAAAAATAACACAAAATAGATTAAAACGTATTGAACCTGTATTGGTTTTTAGAGATGGAACTAATCAAATTTTAAAAGGTGAACTTAATATTAAATTAAAACCAAATATAAAGTTAAAAGAAGTATTGAAAGATATTTCATATTCATTTATAAGGAATGAATATGATGAAAATCTATATTTAGTAAAATTAAATTATGAGACATTTAAAATGGTCAATTTAATTGATCAATTAAAAGATGATAATAAAATAGAATTTATAGAACCTAATTTCCTTCGTGAAATAAAAACACATTCAAATGATCCTTTTTTTTCTTCACAATGGTCTATTAAAAATCAAGGATATTTGAATGGAAGAGTAGGTGCAGACATGGATGTTGAGGCTGCATGGAACTATGCAACAGGTACAGGTATAAAAGTAGCAATTATTGATACTGGTGTAGATCTAAATCATCCAGATCTTCAAACAAATTTATTACCTGGTTATGATGCAACTGGAGAAGGGAGTAATGGTAATCATAATGGAAACGCACATGGTACAGCTTGTGCTGGAATTGTTGCTGCTATAGGTAATAATAATCTTGGTGTTTCTGGAGTCGCTTATAATTCTAAGATAATACCAATTAAGATATTTAATTCTTCAGACCTTACTAGTGATAACATTATTGCTAATGCAATTAATTGGGCTTGGCAAAATGGAGCAGATGTGCTTAGTAATTCCTATGGAGGAGGATCTTATTCAAGTACAATTGAAAGTGCTATAAATAATGCCGTTAGTAGTGGTAGAAATGGCAAAGGATCAGTTGTATTATTTTCTTCTGGTAATGATAATGGTAGTGTTTCTTTTCCCTCATCTGTTTCTAATGCTATTAGTGTTGGAGCTAGTTCTATGTGTGATGAAAGAAAAACACCAAATTCATGTGATGGCGAAAGTTGGTGGGGAAGTAATTATGGTTCTAAACTAGATGTTGTAGCTCCTGGGGTTAAAATATATACTACAGATATTAGTAGTACAGGAGGGTATACTACAGGTGATTATGTATCAAATTACAATGGAACTTCATCTGCTTGCCCAAATGCAGCTGCTGTTGTTGCTTTAATCTTATCAACAAATCCAGAACTAACACAAGCAGATGCAAGAAGAATTTTAGAAAGTAATGTAGATAAAGTATCAGGGTATAGCTATCGAACTACTTCAGGTCAATCTAATGGCACATGGAATAGTGATGTCGGTTATGGAAGAATTAACGCAAGAAAAGCTGTAGAAGAAGCTGTTAGTTCAATTTGGATTGGGGTACCTCAAATTAGTTTTGAATATGATCCTGATTATAACTATGTAACTGTTAACATGATTGGAGCAAACGGTACTGATATTCATAGACAAGGTATTACATCAACAAGTTGGACTACTATATCAAGTGAAGGAGGTTGCTCTGCTTCATTTTCTGGCAGTGGATTTTCAGGATTAGGTAATGGACCTTGCACTTCATGGAGAATAAGGGTAAGAGTCACAGCAACTAACGCATTTGGTACTACCACAAGTACAATTACTGTACTACCTCCAGTTCCACCTGAAGAATGTTTTAGTTTACAATCTTTATCCGAACCAAATACTTATAAAATTATTCCATGTAACTTTTCATTATTAGAAACTCAAGCAAATGCTCTATCAAATACCAACCAACAAGTATTTGTAAATGACATATATGGAAATTTAGTGTATGAAACTACTGATGAAATAATTAATTTATCGATGTTAAATAATAGTATATATATCATCAATATAGTTATAAATAACAAACATGTATTATCACAAAAAATCTTTAAACAATCAAACTAA
- a CDS encoding transposase: MNQVNKCLFLHSNERTTEESTLIESLYDKIPHLEKLRKLYFKYRNIFLSKLPDKLPTGLASAKELYMEAVKNTAIYELTNGQVEGQVNKLKMIKRKGYGRAKLPFLEKR; this comes from the coding sequence ATGAATCAGGTAAATAAATGCTTATTTCTTCATAGTAACGAAAGAACTACGGAAGAATCTACATTGATAGAATCACTTTATGATAAAATTCCTCACTTAGAAAAGTTGCGTAAGCTCTATTTTAAATACCGTAATATCTTCTTATCTAAGTTACCAGATAAATTACCAACTGGGTTAGCATCAGCTAAAGAATTGTATATGGAAGCTGTTAAAAATACTGCTATTTATGAATTAACAAATGGTCAAGTTGAAGGGCAAGTCAATAAATTAAAAATGATAAAACGTAAAGGGTATGGAAGGGCAAAATTACCCTTTTTAGAAAAAAGATGA
- a CDS encoding transposase: METRQPIALLHDRKVETVSKWLLAHPEIKIITRDRSSSYVSAAAKGAHQAEQISDKWHLLDNLSAVIRSYLEGYKSDIRTVCENISANEHEKLKSTLLSQKIELPDTKYSALFKKVKELQKEGKLSQRTIAKELGINRDAVGRYFKLDAYPRNFSEPIDEKKYSSFIRKI; encoded by the coding sequence TTGGAAACTAGACAACCCATAGCTTTACTTCATGACAGAAAAGTAGAGACCGTAAGTAAGTGGTTATTAGCACATCCTGAAATTAAAATAATTACCCGTGATAGGTCTAGTAGTTATGTATCAGCTGCAGCAAAAGGAGCTCATCAGGCAGAACAAATAAGTGATAAATGGCATCTATTAGATAATTTATCAGCTGTAATTAGAAGCTATTTAGAAGGATATAAAAGTGATATTAGAACAGTTTGTGAAAATATTTCAGCAAATGAACACGAAAAATTGAAGTCTACTCTTCTTTCTCAAAAGATTGAATTACCTGATACTAAATACTCTGCATTATTTAAAAAAGTCAAAGAACTACAAAAAGAAGGTAAATTATCACAAAGGACAATTGCTAAGGAATTAGGTATTAATAGAGATGCAGTCGGAAGATATTTTAAGTTGGATGCTTATCCACGTAATTTTTCTGAGCCTATAGATGAAAAAAAATATAGCTCTTTTATTCGCAAAATTTGA
- a CDS encoding transposase, which produces MISLSTFSSFRSFEFDGFSVDESNTVKKRIIHLKSVSPSGKCPCCHTESNSKHSYYVRNLKDISWSNSSIEVSLKVKKFYCTNIHCSMKIFTERFTQDIQPYVRSTTRLQHQLMVLGLTIGVRALQRISSHLQLEYSTSSFLRFAHLFQVNDTNKLTINCLDIDDWRLKNKFPMVLF; this is translated from the coding sequence ATGATATCACTCTCTACCTTTTCAAGTTTTAGGTCTTTTGAATTTGATGGGTTCTCTGTTGATGAATCTAATACTGTAAAGAAAAGAATCATTCATTTAAAATCCGTATCTCCTTCCGGAAAATGTCCTTGTTGTCATACAGAAAGTAATTCGAAACATAGCTATTATGTACGTAACCTCAAAGATATATCCTGGTCAAATTCTAGTATTGAAGTTTCCTTAAAAGTGAAAAAATTCTACTGTACTAACATTCATTGTTCGATGAAGATTTTTACTGAACGTTTTACTCAAGATATACAACCTTATGTCCGTTCTACAACTAGATTACAACATCAATTAATGGTTTTGGGACTCACAATAGGTGTACGAGCATTACAACGAATATCATCACATCTTCAATTAGAATATTCCACTTCATCTTTTTTGCGTTTTGCTCATTTATTTCAAGTGAATGATACTAATAAACTCACTATTAATTGTTTAGATATTGATGATTGGCGTTTAAAAAACAAGTTTCCTATGGTACTATTTTAG
- a CDS encoding peroxiredoxin family protein: protein MLTKKNVIGSIFGGLMLIMLGNIIYLHQTKVIQLSKKNKLPDLFVESIVSNKKVNLHQYLGQKIIILYFNSECQFCEKEIKMFYESSSSLKESDIKLLLVSEEKISSIKAFFRKNNYDISSFELYKASTDAMFNSIGSVDTPDLFLYDKEGNLIKNIKGNTKLSYILEQFKG, encoded by the coding sequence ATGCTTACAAAAAAGAATGTTATAGGATCTATTTTTGGTGGATTGATGTTAATCATGCTTGGTAATATCATTTACCTTCATCAAACTAAAGTTATTCAATTATCGAAGAAAAATAAACTACCAGACCTGTTTGTTGAATCAATCGTTTCAAACAAAAAAGTGAATCTACATCAATATTTAGGTCAAAAAATAATAATACTTTATTTTAATTCTGAATGTCAATTTTGTGAGAAAGAAATTAAAATGTTTTACGAGAGTAGTTCTTCTTTAAAAGAAAGTGACATAAAGTTATTACTAGTTTCGGAAGAAAAAATAAGTTCAATTAAAGCCTTCTTTCGGAAGAATAACTATGATATTTCTAGCTTCGAACTATATAAGGCATCTACTGATGCAATGTTTAATTCTATTGGATCAGTTGACACGCCAGATCTCTTCTTATATGATAAAGAAGGGAATTTGATTAAAAATATAAAAGGTAATACTAAGCTTTCATATATACTTGAACAATTTAAAGGATGA